A portion of the Staphylococcus felis genome contains these proteins:
- a CDS encoding ribosomal L7Ae/L30e/S12e/Gadd45 family protein: MNHQSFLNFLGIAMRAGKVKTGEAVILTELKKKQLKLVLIAKDASKNTQHQMINKCNTYQIPYRIVCDRFELGNALGKSARVNVGITDQGFAKKLISMIDE, from the coding sequence ATGAACCATCAATCATTTTTAAATTTTTTAGGTATAGCGATGCGTGCAGGTAAAGTGAAAACAGGGGAAGCAGTTATTTTAACTGAACTTAAAAAAAAGCAACTTAAATTGGTACTAATTGCCAAAGATGCATCAAAAAATACACAACATCAGATGATTAATAAATGTAACACATATCAAATACCATATCGTATCGTATGCGATCGCTTTGAATTAGGAAATGCTCTGGGAAAAAGTGCACGTGTTAATGTAGGTATAACAGATCAGGGATTTGCCAAAAAGCTGATATCAATGATTGATGAATAA
- a CDS encoding PolC-type DNA polymerase III encodes MTLQNQEKFKILLKQLNMVDHLDSDVVEQGELTRIDVSKKLRAWTFHIALPHFLKYEDYAVFTHAMQETFKHIAKVDWTFEIKDTSQQDEYILKYFNECIDQTLLSPKVKGQLKQKRMMMSGSVVKILVQNDVERDHFDKSCNGSLVKALQRCGFDIQRVVFETDATGHDDDLASLEAHIQQEDQQSAKEASEKIEKMKEQRAKQEENNESTVEKCQIGKAIHPEQVRPIESIIEEEFKVAVEGVIFDINLKELKSGRHIVELKVTDYTDSLVLKMFTRKNKDDLEHFKALSEGKWIRAQGRIEEDMFIRDLVMMMSDIEEIKRSPKLDKADEKRVEFHLHTSMSQMDGVSHISEYVAQAKKWGHEAIAVTDHNVVQAYPDAHAAAEKHGIKMIYGMEGMLVDDGVPIAYKPTDRVLKEATYVVFDVETTGLSNQYDKIIELAAVKVKNGEIIDKFERFSNPHEKLTETIKNLTHINDDMLKDAPEIEEVLTEFKDWVGDAIFVAHNASFDMGFIDTGYERLGFGASTNGVIDTLELSRTINTSYGKHGLNFLAKKYGVELTQHHRAIYDTEATAYIFIKMLAQLKDLGVHNHLDINQKLSNEDAYKRARPQHVTLIVQNQTGLKNLFKIVSESLVTYYYRTPRIPRTLLDEYREGLLVGTACDEGEVFTAVMQRDQSEVERIAKYYDYIEVQPPALYQDLLDRELIRDNETLVEIYERILEVGKTNQIPVIATGNVHYVHEHDAIARRILIASQPGNPLNRSTLPEAHFRTTDEMLDAFHFLGADRAHEIVVENTKALAERIEKVVPIKDKLYTPNMEGANEEIRTLSYNNAKKLYGEDLPQIVIDRLEKELESIIGNGFAVIYLISQRLVKKSLEDGYLVGSRGSVGSSFVATMTEITEVNPLPPHYICPKCKKSEFFDDGSVGSGFDLPDKTCECGTELIKEGQDIPFETFLGFKGDKVPDIDLNFSGEYQPQAHNYTKVLFGDEYVYRAGTIGTVAEKTAFGFVKGYLNDQGIHKRGAEVDRLVKGCTGVKRTTGQHPGGIIVVPDYMDIYDFTPIQYPADDQSSSWMTTHFDFHSIHDNVLKLDILGHDDPTMIRMLQDLSGIDPKTIPIDDKETMGIFSSPETLGVTEEEILAKTGTFGVPEFGTGFVRQMLEDTKPTTFSELVQISGLSHGTDVWLGNAQDLVRSGTCTLSSCIGCRDDIMVYLMYAGLEPSLAFKIMESVRKGKGLNEEWEAIMKDNNVPDWYLDSCKKIKYMFPKAHAAAYVLMAVRIAYFKVHHPLYYYASYFTVRASDFDLLTMIKDKNSIRTTVKDMYARYMDLGKKEKDVLTVLEIMNEMAHRGYRMQPVNLEKSAAFEFLIEGDTLIPPFIAVPGLGENVAKRIVEAREEGPFLSKEDLNKKAGVSQKIIDYLDELGSLPDMPDKAQLSIFDM; translated from the coding sequence TTGACACTACAAAATCAAGAGAAGTTTAAGATATTACTGAAACAATTAAACATGGTTGATCACTTGGATAGTGATGTAGTTGAGCAAGGTGAATTGACGCGCATTGATGTTTCTAAAAAATTACGCGCTTGGACTTTTCATATTGCGCTACCTCATTTTTTAAAGTACGAAGATTATGCCGTATTTACGCATGCCATGCAAGAGACTTTCAAACATATTGCTAAAGTAGATTGGACTTTCGAGATTAAAGATACATCTCAACAAGATGAATATATATTAAAATACTTCAATGAATGTATTGACCAAACACTTTTATCGCCTAAAGTAAAAGGTCAATTAAAACAAAAGCGTATGATGATGTCTGGCTCCGTAGTGAAGATATTGGTTCAAAATGATGTTGAGCGAGATCACTTTGATAAGTCTTGCAACGGTAGCTTAGTTAAAGCATTACAGAGATGTGGCTTTGATATTCAACGTGTGGTTTTTGAAACAGATGCTACAGGACATGATGATGACCTTGCTTCACTTGAAGCGCATATTCAACAAGAAGATCAGCAAAGCGCAAAAGAAGCTAGTGAAAAAATCGAAAAAATGAAAGAGCAACGTGCAAAACAAGAAGAAAACAATGAGTCAACCGTTGAAAAATGTCAAATAGGTAAAGCGATTCATCCTGAACAAGTGAGACCTATTGAATCAATTATAGAAGAAGAGTTTAAAGTTGCAGTTGAAGGGGTTATTTTTGATATTAATTTGAAAGAACTTAAAAGTGGTCGTCACATTGTCGAATTGAAGGTAACAGATTACACGGATTCATTAGTATTAAAAATGTTTACTCGTAAAAATAAAGATGACCTTGAACATTTCAAAGCATTATCTGAAGGCAAATGGATTAGAGCACAAGGACGTATTGAAGAGGATATGTTTATACGTGATTTAGTCATGATGATGTCAGATATTGAAGAAATTAAGCGATCACCTAAATTAGATAAGGCTGACGAAAAACGTGTAGAATTTCACTTACACACTTCAATGAGTCAAATGGACGGTGTGTCACATATTAGTGAATATGTGGCACAAGCGAAAAAATGGGGCCATGAAGCAATAGCTGTAACAGATCATAACGTAGTCCAAGCATATCCTGATGCGCATGCTGCAGCAGAAAAACATGGCATTAAAATGATATATGGCATGGAAGGAATGCTTGTTGATGATGGTGTACCTATCGCTTACAAACCAACTGATAGGGTGCTAAAAGAAGCGACCTATGTCGTATTTGACGTCGAAACAACTGGGCTTTCGAATCAATATGATAAAATTATTGAGCTTGCTGCAGTTAAAGTCAAAAATGGTGAAATTATAGACAAGTTTGAAAGATTTAGTAATCCTCATGAAAAGTTGACTGAAACAATCAAAAACCTTACACATATTAATGATGATATGTTAAAAGATGCTCCTGAAATTGAGGAAGTCTTAACAGAGTTTAAAGATTGGGTTGGAGATGCCATTTTTGTTGCACATAATGCATCGTTTGATATGGGGTTTATTGATACTGGATATGAACGGCTTGGTTTTGGCGCTTCAACGAATGGTGTTATTGATACACTTGAACTTTCTCGCACGATTAATACAAGTTACGGCAAGCACGGCTTAAATTTTTTGGCCAAAAAATATGGAGTAGAATTAACACAACATCACCGTGCCATATACGATACTGAAGCAACTGCATATATTTTTATTAAAATGTTGGCCCAGTTAAAGGACCTTGGTGTACACAATCATTTAGATATCAATCAAAAGCTATCAAATGAAGATGCATATAAACGAGCACGTCCTCAACATGTCACATTAATTGTTCAAAACCAAACAGGCTTAAAAAACTTATTTAAAATTGTAAGCGAGTCATTGGTAACGTATTATTATAGAACGCCACGTATTCCGCGAACGCTTTTAGATGAATATCGAGAAGGATTATTGGTAGGTACCGCTTGTGATGAAGGTGAAGTGTTTACCGCTGTAATGCAACGTGATCAATCAGAGGTTGAACGTATTGCTAAGTATTATGACTATATTGAAGTACAGCCACCTGCGCTTTATCAAGATTTGTTAGATCGTGAGTTGATACGTGATAATGAAACGCTTGTTGAAATATATGAACGGATATTAGAAGTTGGAAAGACCAATCAAATTCCAGTCATTGCAACGGGAAATGTTCATTATGTACATGAACATGATGCCATAGCGCGTCGTATTCTTATTGCTTCTCAACCCGGGAATCCACTCAACCGTTCGACATTACCCGAGGCTCATTTTAGAACAACAGATGAAATGCTTGATGCTTTTCATTTCTTGGGCGCAGATCGCGCTCATGAAATAGTGGTTGAAAATACTAAGGCACTTGCAGAACGCATTGAAAAAGTGGTCCCTATTAAAGACAAACTATACACACCTAACATGGAGGGAGCTAATGAAGAAATACGTACGTTAAGTTACAACAACGCTAAAAAATTATATGGTGAAGATTTGCCTCAAATTGTAATTGATCGTCTTGAAAAAGAACTCGAGAGTATTATCGGGAACGGGTTCGCAGTTATTTATTTAATTTCTCAACGATTAGTTAAAAAATCTTTAGAGGATGGATACTTAGTTGGGTCACGTGGTTCGGTTGGTTCAAGTTTTGTCGCTACAATGACTGAAATTACAGAAGTGAATCCATTACCACCTCATTACATTTGCCCTAAATGTAAAAAAAGTGAGTTTTTTGATGACGGTTCAGTTGGATCTGGCTTTGATTTACCTGATAAAACGTGCGAATGTGGTACAGAATTGATAAAGGAAGGGCAAGATATTCCTTTTGAAACATTCTTAGGATTTAAAGGTGATAAAGTACCTGATATCGATTTAAACTTTAGTGGTGAGTATCAGCCTCAAGCACATAATTATACGAAAGTACTTTTTGGAGATGAGTACGTGTATCGTGCGGGAACAATTGGTACTGTAGCTGAAAAAACGGCATTCGGTTTTGTTAAAGGATATTTAAATGATCAAGGCATTCATAAACGAGGAGCAGAAGTCGATCGATTAGTAAAGGGATGTACTGGAGTTAAACGAACTACGGGGCAACACCCAGGCGGAATCATTGTAGTTCCAGATTATATGGATATTTATGACTTTACACCCATTCAATATCCAGCTGATGATCAAAGCTCTTCTTGGATGACGACGCATTTTGATTTCCATTCCATACACGATAACGTCTTAAAACTGGATATTCTAGGTCACGATGATCCAACGATGATTCGAATGCTTCAAGATTTATCTGGCATAGACCCTAAAACGATTCCAATTGATGATAAAGAAACAATGGGTATTTTTAGCTCACCTGAAACATTAGGTGTTACTGAAGAGGAAATTTTAGCTAAAACAGGAACATTTGGTGTACCTGAATTTGGAACAGGTTTCGTACGTCAAATGCTTGAAGATACAAAACCAACAACTTTTTCAGAGCTTGTTCAAATTTCAGGGTTATCGCATGGGACTGACGTTTGGTTAGGGAATGCACAAGACCTTGTACGAAGTGGGACATGCACATTATCTAGCTGTATTGGATGTCGTGATGATATTATGGTTTATTTGATGTATGCAGGATTAGAGCCTTCACTTGCATTTAAGATTATGGAATCTGTTCGTAAGGGGAAAGGCTTGAATGAAGAGTGGGAAGCAATTATGAAAGACAATAATGTCCCAGATTGGTATTTAGATTCATGCAAAAAAATTAAATACATGTTCCCAAAAGCTCACGCAGCAGCATACGTCTTAATGGCTGTCAGAATCGCATACTTTAAGGTGCATCATCCATTGTATTATTATGCGAGCTACTTTACAGTACGTGCATCTGACTTTGATTTGTTAACAATGATTAAAGACAAGAATAGTATACGTACAACTGTTAAAGATATGTATGCTCGTTATATGGATTTAGGAAAAAAAGAAAAAGACGTATTAACCGTACTCGAGATTATGAATGAGATGGCACATCGTGGATATCGTATGCAACCAGTCAACTTGGAAAAAAGTGCAGCGTTCGAATTTTTAATTGAAGGTGATACATTGATACCACCATTTATTGCTGTGCCAGGATTGGGTGAAAACGTTGCTAAACGTATTGTCGAAGCACGAGAAGAGGGGCCATTTTTATCCAAAGAAGATTTAAATAAAAAAGCGGGCGTTTCACAAAAAATTATAGATTATTTAGATGAACTGGGATCATTACCAGATATGCCTGACAAAGCACAACTTTCAATATTTGATATGTAA
- the rnpM gene encoding RNase P modulator RnpM — protein MKKRKIPMRKCILSNEMKPKKEMIRVVQNKEGDISADATGKKQGRGAYVSKDVALVEKAQQEQKLEQFFKASQETLAPVYKEIIRLIYREEIPTK, from the coding sequence ATGAAGAAACGTAAAATTCCTATGAGAAAATGTATCCTTTCGAATGAAATGAAGCCTAAAAAAGAGATGATTCGTGTCGTCCAGAATAAAGAAGGAGACATTTCAGCTGATGCAACTGGCAAGAAGCAAGGTCGTGGCGCATATGTTTCTAAAGATGTGGCATTAGTAGAGAAAGCACAACAAGAGCAAAAGTTAGAACAATTTTTTAAAGCATCACAAGAAACGCTAGCCCCGGTCTACAAGGAAATTATTAGACTTATTTACAGAGAAGAGATACCTACAAAATGA
- the rimP gene encoding ribosome maturation factor RimP, giving the protein MSKITEQVETLIHPVLDELNYELVDVEFVKEGRDHYLRVSIDKEGGVDLNDCTLASERISEVMDEHDPITQAYYLDVSSPGAERPIKKEKDYYNAINQPVYVSLYAPIEGDKEWLGRLIEVSDEEIIIEVKDKTKVKTITIPREKIAKARHAVML; this is encoded by the coding sequence ATGAGTAAAATTACAGAGCAAGTTGAAACTTTAATTCATCCTGTATTAGATGAACTGAACTATGAACTCGTTGATGTTGAATTCGTGAAAGAAGGCCGTGACCATTATTTACGTGTATCGATTGATAAAGAAGGTGGCGTCGATTTAAATGATTGCACGCTTGCATCAGAGCGCATTAGCGAAGTCATGGATGAACACGATCCAATTACACAAGCATATTACCTTGATGTATCATCACCAGGAGCTGAGCGTCCAATCAAGAAAGAAAAAGATTATTACAATGCTATTAACCAACCTGTATATGTGTCACTTTATGCGCCAATTGAGGGTGACAAAGAGTGGTTGGGACGATTGATTGAAGTATCAGATGAAGAGATTATTATAGAAGTAAAAGACAAAACAAAAGTCAAAACGATTACAATCCCACGCGAAAAAATTGCTAAAGCAAGACATGCAGTCATGCTGTAA
- the nusA gene encoding transcription termination factor NusA, with protein MESNELLLATEYLEKEKKIPREVLIDAIEAALITAYKKNYDSARNVRVELNLDSGSFRVISRKEVVEEVFDDRDEVDISTALVKNPAYEIGDIYEEDVTPKDFGRVGAQAAKQAVMQRLRDAEREILYEEFIDKEEDIVTGIIDRVDHRYVYVNLGRTEAVLSEAERSPNETYLPNERIKVYVNKVEQTTKGPQIFVSRSHPGLLKRLFEQEVPEIFEGAVEVKSVAREAGDRSKISVYATNGDIDAVGACVGAKGARVEAVVEELGGEKIDIVQWSEDPKEFVSNALSPSQVIDVIVDEENQSTTVIVPDYQLSLAIGKRGQNARLAAKLTGWKIDIKSESDAAALNIGQSNEAEVLDNSKNDIFSDDYEEAELNSVLDNSEEK; from the coding sequence GTGGAAAGCAATGAATTATTATTAGCTACTGAATATTTAGAAAAAGAAAAGAAAATACCGAGAGAAGTTTTAATTGATGCGATTGAAGCAGCATTAATTACAGCTTATAAAAAGAACTACGATAGCGCGCGAAACGTACGTGTTGAATTAAACTTAGACAGCGGCTCATTCCGTGTTATTTCTCGTAAAGAAGTAGTAGAGGAGGTTTTTGATGATCGTGATGAAGTTGACATTTCAACAGCATTAGTGAAAAATCCTGCTTATGAAATTGGAGATATTTATGAGGAAGACGTGACGCCTAAAGATTTTGGGCGTGTAGGGGCTCAAGCAGCCAAACAAGCGGTCATGCAACGTTTACGTGATGCAGAACGAGAGATTTTGTATGAAGAGTTTATCGATAAAGAAGAAGATATCGTGACAGGTATCATTGACCGGGTGGATCATCGATATGTATATGTTAATTTAGGACGAACTGAAGCGGTACTATCTGAAGCAGAACGTAGCCCGAATGAAACATACTTACCAAATGAACGTATTAAAGTGTATGTCAACAAGGTTGAACAAACAACAAAAGGACCTCAGATCTTCGTATCACGTAGTCATCCCGGCTTGTTGAAACGCCTTTTCGAACAAGAAGTACCTGAAATTTTTGAAGGTGCTGTAGAAGTGAAATCAGTTGCACGTGAGGCTGGAGATCGTTCGAAAATAAGTGTATATGCTACGAATGGTGACATCGATGCAGTCGGTGCTTGTGTAGGTGCTAAAGGTGCACGTGTAGAAGCGGTAGTAGAAGAATTGGGTGGCGAAAAAATTGATATCGTTCAATGGAGTGAAGACCCGAAAGAGTTTGTAAGTAATGCATTGAGTCCGTCACAAGTCATTGATGTTATTGTGGATGAAGAAAATCAATCAACAACTGTGATCGTCCCGGACTATCAATTATCATTGGCTATCGGTAAAAGAGGACAAAATGCGCGTTTAGCTGCTAAATTAACAGGATGGAAAATTGATATCAAGTCAGAAAGTGATGCAGCAGCATTAAATATAGGCCAGTCGAACGAAGCAGAAGTTTTAGATAACAGTAAAAATGATATCTTTTCTGATGACTATGAAGAAGCTGAATTAAACAGCGTTTTAGATAATAGCGAGGAAAAATAG